From one Lolium rigidum isolate FL_2022 chromosome 4, APGP_CSIRO_Lrig_0.1, whole genome shotgun sequence genomic stretch:
- the LOC124707661 gene encoding putative cyclin-dependent kinase F-2, with product MDNYERLEKLGEGAAGVVYKARERRTGAIVALKRLRPAGRDDGQLSEDLRRELGCLMACRGHPSLVEIRAAGRDASNAFLVMEYVGPSLAQVMRERGGATRPFPEAVARRLMWQLLDGAAAMHALGVLHRDLKPDNVLVDAHGNLKICDFGLSRFAAPMGGAPYTAPVVTRWYRAPELLLGSREYDAGVDTWALGCIMAELLAGAPLFPGRTEMDQLNMVFDTVGTGDMTDWPAFVRLPRAGSPLCHQSRAPSRLRELFPALSSAGLDVLSGLLACRPDRRLTAADALRQPWFTDAESPDQARNACGARFGERVGGVADAIVV from the coding sequence ATGGACAACTACGAGCGGCTCGAAAAGCTCGGCGAGGGCGCCGCCGGCGTCGTCTACAAGGCCCGGGAACGCCGCACCGGCGCCATTGTCGCCCTCAAGCGCCTCCGCCCCGCCGGCCGCGACGACGGCCAGCTCTCGGAGGACCTCCGCCGCGAGCTGGGCTGCCTCATGGCGTGCCGCGGCCACCCGAGCCTCGTCGAGATACGGGCCGCCGGACGCGATGCCTCCAACGCGTTCCTCGTGATGGAGTACGTCGGCCCGAGCCTGGCGCAGGTCATgcgcgagcgcggcggcgccacgcGGCCGTTCCCGGAAGCCGTGGCGCGCCGGCTCATGTGGCAGCTCCTGGACGGCGCCGCGGCCATGCACGCCCTCGGCGTCCTGCACCGCGACCTCAAGCCCGACAACGTCCTCGTCGACGCACACGGCAACCTAAAGATCTGCGACTTCGGCCTGTCGCGCTTCGCCGCCCCCATGGGCGGCGCGCCATACACGGCGCCCGTGGTCACGcggtggtaccgcgcgccggagctcctcctgggctcgCGGGAGTACGACGCGGGGGTGGACACCTGGGCGCTCGGGTGCATCATGGCCGAACTCCTCGCCGGCGCGCCGCTGTTTCCCGGGAGGACGGAGATGGACCAGCTCAACATGGTGTTCGACACGGTCGGCACGGGCGACATGACGGACTGGCCTGCCTTCGTGCGGCTACCGCGCGCCGGCTCGCCGCTCTGCCACCAGAGCAGGGCGCCAAGCCGGCTCCGGGAGTTGTTCCCCGCATTGTCGTCTGCCGGACTCGACGTCCTCAGCGGGCTGCTAGCCTGCAGGCCGGACAGGAGGCTCACCGCCGCGGACGCGCTCCGGCAGCCCTGGTTCACGGACGCCGAGTCGCCTGACCAAGCACGTAACGCATGCGGCGCCCGATTCGGCGAGCGTGTCGGCGGCGTTGCTGATGCCATCGTTGTATAG